In the Glycine max cultivar Williams 82 chromosome 19, Glycine_max_v4.0, whole genome shotgun sequence genome, ctttatttctcttttcatctcttctctatttttttttacaaccaaATGCacatttcatttcttctttatttGTAGCTTATTTTCACTcactcattttattttcacctaccttatttctctcatttcttCCAAACAAGACATCAAAGAGTTACCACaatgcttatatttttttttgttcctcaCAAATATCTTTATTTGAAAGTAAATAAGTAATATTGTTCAAGGAATAATAGACACTAAATATGAGTGTCTCTCCAATAAAATTTGAACTTTGGTTTTTCACATTGTGGGAGATGATTAAATCAACCATTTTGCTAAACCCAAAACATATTGGTCAAATATGCGTTTTCTTAAAAGGCACCTTAGCTTATGCAttacacaacataaatattttctttttatacaactaaaaaatttataatgcataaatatatttgaatagataaattacattttaattaaaattataataaatatatttatgcttgtttcaagttttattttttatacaacattgtatttaaatatatattttgaacattATTCTCACTTTTTTTCGAAGCATAAATACATTTTGAACACTATTCTCACTTTTTTTgaagcataaatatattttgaacacTATTTTCACTAATTCATTTATGTGAGACGAGCTAATGCATTAAATCAAttctatataataattaaattcctACAAAATGAGTAGTAGATATCATAACAAAGGAACTTGATTTGGAATGCCAATACCCTCCTAGAGTGAGGAACTTACATTGGAGGATTTGTAGAGAGTGTAACCCTAGCTACTCGAGCAAACCTTAACAATTGCCCTCTTGTACCCTCTTTGTGACCGAAAGGTGGAAACTTCTTTGCACATCTTCTTCACGTGTGATGCTATTGTTGGGTGCTGGGATCGAGTCCAGTTGAGACAAATTCTGGAGAGCATGATTGTGAATGGTGAGTCGTGCTCACATCTTATTTTTAACCTTCTCTCATGCTTGCAAGCTGTGCAACGAAATCGTAAGGCCATGCATGCTGATGTGGGAAATTTGGAGGAGGCGCAATGATAAAGTTTGGAACAATATCCAATATTCAGATGACTCGGTGGTGAGGAGGAGTGATGACTTTTATCAGAGCTGGATAAGTGTTCAGAGGTATGATCACATGCAAATTGTCGAGCCTTATGGGAGTGACGATTTGAAGTGGAAAAAGCCAACAATGGGTCTTTGGAAGTGCAATGTGGATGCATGCAAGCTTCTTTGAACATCAAAATCGAACAGGAGCTGACATGATCATTCCTGATGATCAAGGGAGCTTTATAGTGGCAAGGACAACATGGGGGGCGCCTTGTTTAAGCATCCAGGAAGGAGAATCTTGAGCTTGCTGACAACGTTGAAGTATGCAGCGGATATGGAGTTGAATAATATTGTAAGCTTGTGGTTGATAAAATCAGATCTTCCAATGCTGATTTATCAGAGGAGGGTTTTTAATTAATGAGATATTGGCTCAAAATTCATCCTTTGTTATCAGATTTGTCAAGAGACAAGCTAAGGAGTGAACAAAGATAGCTCCATTATATCttagtcttttatgtttttgatcATATATGTAATTCCTTGTGTTGTGTGGAGAGATTGATGATTAATGAAATTAGATAAGTATTATCCtgtcaaaaaataacataacaaaggaagaaaaaatattttttttaaaacattttgtaccataattaaatattaatattttttagaacagattatcaaataatatataatatataatatcaaatattgatattatgtttttttttcatacgagactataaatatcttttataGGAAACATTCTTTCGGAATTAAGTGAAATTATTATGTgtagttacattttttttaagtatttaacgcTATTATATATCtagattcaaattcaaaactatttacttaagttaaataaaattactatgGATCATTgggtttttcctttttattacgTATTAAATGCAACATATATGattcaaacttaaaattattaattaaactgaaataattatatgttaGTAGATTTGCTTACTCGATAATGACATGATGTGTttttaataagattatttttaaaatttatcattttcgtatattttattataaaaaaatacaacaccatatttaaaaataaatacaacctAATcgatatcattaatatttttttattaataagaataaaaaataatgttaaaaaatttataataatttgcatatcttatttaatcaatcaggttagatttttttatatataatatattggtgtcattgatgatgaatcaatatcattaatatattatatccacgttgaagaagaaacaaatgaattattttttggtgTACAAAGAAACACATTAATATaaccatataatttttatttactcaatagaatagaagaaaatcctcatatttaaatattgaGTTATTTTTTCTGCTTTATGAGTTACTTTAGAAAAATTACGAATTACAATCAccacattaaattatattaatttgatattacttCTTAATTAAtccaaactttttatttttattttgtttggttgGGTGCTAAATCCTTGGTGATAAGTAACAAACAAATGggctttattgttgtttttgagTTTTTACCGCGCCTTAAGTAAAAACCAAatcctattttctttctttttctccacaaaaaaaatatattcattcatTCGTTCAGACACGCAGTCGTTCACACCTCCAAATCTCATCGTGTTCGTCTCAATCCTCTTCGATAAGAAACCCTCACATCGcttctctcacacacacactctcAATTCTCGCACATCTTCGATCGCGTTTGCGTCTTCATTTGGCTAATTATTTACTCGGTTCGGTTTCAATTTGATATCGATGTTCATTTCGATCTATCTGTTGTTTCTGGCTGTGTTTTCATCAATTCTCGCTTATTTTGTTTTGCATCCGATTGGTTTGGATTTCAGAATCGATTAAAATTTTGACATGAACGGTGGAAGCATTGGTGAATGAATCTCGCTGAGTTTTGAAAATGCCGGGATTAGCGCAAAGGAATGAACATCTCACTAATGGCTCATCCACACCGACGTGTTCGCTTTCTGCAAATGGATTCTGGTCGAAGAATTCGGACGACGTTAGCTACAATCAGCTCCAGAAGGTACCAAATAATTCtctttattttagttaattgttTTTTCGTATTGGATTTTGGATTGTTGCTGGATCACTgttttgtattgattgttgtgTTAATAGTGATGGTTTGATTGGGTTTATATTGGATCTTACAGTGGGAACACTTGTTTAATTACTTTTGCAGGTTTTGGATTTATAATTTAAGTGTTTTTCTGATTGATAAATGCCATTCAGTGATGGTTTCTGATATTTCTTGTTACTTGTTCATTTGTTGTCCATTGAACAATATTTGCCATCTTTTTGAACTCAAGGTTAACATGGATGATACTTTTCTAGCTGGGGCAATGAATTATCAACAGTGAATCACACAAACCTCAAAATGGATTTAAAAGTACATGCATCAGAGTCGGACACTAACAGATACTTCTACTTGTGTCCtaccatttttaactttcatttattttttaattttgtaacaatacGGATGGTACACTGCCACAATAATGAGACAgatactattattttattgtgtGTACAACGATTAAAATGTTGCTTTTGAAACATTAATGTCTCTACTTTTAGTATTTAATTatgtgttaatattatttttgtatgttaTACCCTTGCTACGTGTCGTCTCATGTGATTTTAAAAATTCGTCTTATTCCCTTGTTTATTTCAAGGTTTTAAAATACATCTGCTGCCGCTATTGTGGTTGCAATATTAAGGCTTTTGTGATTGCATCACGACCACAATTGTGGCTGCATCAACCATATCAAGGACCACAACAAAACCACATTTGCCACTGCAATTTGAAACTTTGGTTTATTTTGTATCGTATTTGTGTCTGTTTCATATCCATGCTTCCTACTAGTggttttaaattgatgttaattCACACTAGTGGTTTGAAAATTGTGGTTCAGGTCGTAGTGCAGTTGTGTTGTGATTAGCAATATTGAAGGGAATTGTGGGTAAATGCATTCAATGTGGTTGCAAAGACCTTAGAAACAGAAATATTGCAGCCACGTTAAAACCATATTTCACATAGATTAAGCTCTGACCTAGGTCATGCTTACCTTGTTCTCTTGATAAAAATGCAACTTGTGACATGTTTACTTTGTCTCTTATTGGTGCATTACATTTTTGCCATACAGTTCTGGAGTGAGCTGTCGCTGCAAGCTCGGCAAAAACTCTTGAGGATAGACAAACAATCCCTGTTTGAGCAAGCTCGTAAAAATATGTACTGTTCCAGGTGCAATGGTTTGCTTCTTGAAGGTTTTCTGCAGATTGCTATGTATGGTAAATCTTTGCAACAGGAAGGGCTGGATGCTCACTTTCCTTGCAACAGATCTGGAGGTTTGAGAAAGCTAAATAATGACAGATCAAGCATTATCAATGGATGCCAAGATGAAATTCAAGATCCATCTATCCATCCTTGGGGAGGTCTGACTACAGCACGTGATGGCTCATTAACACTTATGAGCTGCTACTTGTATTCAAAGTCTTTGAAAGGACTGCAGATTGTAAGTGCGTCTCATTTATATTAGATTCTTATCCCATTCTTTTCCTTGTTGGTAGCTAAAATTTTGTCCGTGTTAGGTATTTGATGAGGCACGTGCTAGGGAGCGGGAAAGGGAACTGCTTTATCCTGATGCCTGTGGCGGGGGAGGCCGTGGTTGGATAAGCCAAGGAATAGTTAGTTATGGCAGAGGACATGGGACAAGAGAAACTTGTGCCCTGCATACTGCCAGACTTTCATGTGATACACTTGTGGATTTTTGGTCAGCACTGGGAGACGAGATGCGGCTTTCTCTTCTAAGAATGAAGGAGGAAGATTTTATTGAGAGACTTATGTACAGGTGTCTATCGATTTTTTCATTCCTTACACTGTCCTAAGCCTTAGATAAGTGAGAATTGTTactaacaataatataaatttaatactaGAAGCAGTCATACAGTTGAAATTGACATACAAAGAATGAGAATGTGGAAAATGCCTctgaaagtttaaaataaatttcctgaATATGACCATCTTTGTTAGGATCACCTCAAAAAAGTGTTAGGTGGAATAATGAGAAAAACTAAAGATTTTGGGGGTTCGATATTCTTACCCATTATATACAAGTGATTTGTTGTATTCAACTACTATCTGTTGGATTCTAGGACAATTGAGCTGCCGGTTTGATGGTTAAAAAGGTGAACAGTGAACTCTATCATAGGCATGGAGTTAAAAAATTCTCCAGCAATGCAGTAAATGATGATGAAAAAGTGccatataaatagaaaaaaagtttgTGTTACATAATTTTGTCATGTAATGGGAAATACTGTAGTGATTCATGGATTTTTAGGTTGAAAATTAGAACTTTTATCTAGGATAGGCTGTATGGGGGAGAGCTTCTTATTAGATGTCTGTTAGTAATGTGATGTTCTTCAGTTTTTTGTTGAGTATGTGTATCTTCTGTCTGCTTTCATATTGCCCTGGAGCTCTCTTACCCAGGGTCAACTAAAGGATGAATCTATTAATTGCATTTCTTGGCATAGCCTGTCTGATATTTTGAAGGTTTTGCCCTGATTCTTGCTTATGATATTTTAGATTAGACATTGCATGATTAAAAACTATTACCCAGACTCTTGCTAGAATTATTATAACATAAAATCCCGCAGAAGCAGAATGATTCAGGATGTTATAGGACAGCCATCATTTATGACATCGCAAGGTTTAGGCAATTTGATTACTTGGAACTTGTGAATTGTATACACAAGTAGTTTcggtaaaaaatgataattttgttgGAGACAGTTAGATACTTTGGGACTTTGTGGACTGCAGATATGGATTATTAGGTAAAAATTGATTATGCTATGTAATAGTTGTTTTCATGCAATTATTGAGAAGATAAATCAACAGATAAGCCGTTGTTAGGATTGAAACTGACATCATTCTCTACTCAAATGGTGTGGTGATTACTGATTTTCATTAAGGTTTTGGCAACAATTTAGCTAAAACATTAATGTCCACTGACCTTTTGTGTTGGtgataatttttgtttggaGATTTGTTAAAAGGTAACACAAGTGGAGTGAGTATTATGAGATCCTTAATTAATGGAACTTGAGTTAAGAAagacaaacaaacaagaaaagaagGGTTCTGTAATTAGGGGGGCAGGTGTGGGTGAATTCTTGTAACACTTCATTGTGTCTCCAGCTCTTTCCCAATATTCTGAAAAGCAGGATTCACATTTATTCCTATGTACTTTCAGTACCACTGGTACTAgcctataaatatattaaatattttttgctgagcaaaaaaaaaaaaacaaacaagaaaagaatttgaagaatagcctattagttataaattatggACAAGTCAGCTTCTGCCCCTTCAGAGTGATTTTGACAAAGGAACCTTGGTAGATTGGAATGTTAACTTTATCTTTCTGATATATAGTGGAAAACTATCTATTATAGATTCACTGCactattttctttttgcatGTTATTACTGGTTTATTTAACTTTTGAGTGTTTATGTCTCTgtcagcaaaaaaatattaagtgaaGACTTATGTTCCATactgtttatttaaaatttccaaCATTGTGTCTGGTGCTGTCTCGTTGTACTGGGTCAAAGAACTTGCTGCTTTCTATTATCAAGTGGGTCTTTTGTGTTATTAACTAtagaatggattttttttataaattttttagtcaTTTCTTTTGAACATTTTGTACTAATGCTCATTTGAATACATAAAAGCAATGCCTACTTGTTCATTCCTAGCATGATTTAATCTATTTTGTCATCATTAGAAACTAtttttgaagctttgcttcAAAGCTTTATAGTATTTGGTGAGATCACTTTTGCCCTATatgcatatacatatacataattGTATGTTTTTAAGAATAAGGATGTTCTCTGCTTTTGGTTTTTACTAATGAGTGACCATGCCTATTAGGTTTGATAGCAAGAGATTTTGCAGAGATTGTAGAAGAAATGTTATTCGAGAATACAAGGAACTAAAAGAACTGAAGCGCATTCGCAGAGAACCTCGTTGCACCAGCTGGTTTTGTGTTGCTGACTCTGCCTTTCAATATGAGGTGTGACTTTCACATTTCTATCGTGTAAAACCTATGGTGATTGAGATTTTAGTGGAAGAGTCTACAAAGTATCTATTTAAAGATTGTTTTATCAAGCTATTGGCAACTAGAATAGAAGTTCTACCTAACACAACATCTATCCATTTGCTTTTATTAGGTATCTGATGACTCAGTTCAAGCTGATTGGCGTCAGACATTTGCTGATGCAGCGGGAACCTATCATCACTTTGAGTGGGCTGTGGGGACAACTGAAGGAAAATCTGACATTTTGGAATTTGAAAATGTTGGATTGAATGGATGTGTTCGAGCCAGTGGCCTGGATCTTGGTGGTTTGAGTGCATGTTTTGTTACCCTCCGAGCTTGGAGATTAGATGGACGCTGTACTGAACTTTCTGTTAAAGCTCATTCGTTGAAGGGTCAACAGTGTGTACATTGCAGGTTAATTGTAGGAGATGGTTATGTTACAATCACAAAAGGGGAAAGTATCAGAAGGTTCTTTGAGCATGCTGAAGAGGCCGAGGAAGAAGAGGTAATCCAAGTTTCCCTGAGAAAATAAGCCTTGTTAATTATCCATCattcatttgattttgataattaGTTATGAGGTAAGCTTCATGTTATAAAATGTATGCTCTTAGGATGATGATTCAGTTGACAAGGATGGAAATGAGCTTGATGGAGAATGCTCCCGTCCCCAAAAGCATGCAAAAAGCCCTGAACTTGCTCGAGAATTTCTGCTAGATGCTGCCACTGTTATTTTCAAAGAACAGGCATGTTTAGCACTAGTATTGTTTTCTGTGCTTGTTTGTGTTCAACCAGACTACCACTGACTGTGTACTATCCTTTCAGGTTGAAAAGGCTTTCAGAGAAGGGACAGCACGCCAAAATGCACATAGCATATTCGTTTGTCTTGCACTAAAACTGCTGGAGGATCGAGTGCATGTAGCATGCAAAGAAATCATTACGTTGGAAAAGCAGGTCTTAGTTTTTTGCTTTTAGGAAAAAAGCTGTTGGGGACAGGAAAAAAAGCtcttgtttctatttttaaaatgcacTTCTAAATCCCAATTGCATGATTTTGTCTACagatgaagcttcttgaagaagaagaaaaggaaaaacgtGAAGAAGAAGAACGCAAGGAGAGGAGAAGGACAAAGGAAAGGGAGAAAAAGCTTAGAAGGAAGGAAAgactaaaaggaaaagaaaaagaaaagaagtgttCGGAATCAAATGATGCTCTTGGTTCTCCTGAAATCTCAAAGGAAGAATTGTCTGCAGTTGCTGATATGGAGCAAAATAATCCTATTAGCTGCAGGAGTTTAGTTATTGAAGCAAATGAAACTAATCTATTGGGGGATGATTCTCCTAACATCGAAGATGAAGAATTCTCTAGTGAGTGTAATACTTTGAAACCACATGACCTCTCTCATGATGATTGCGGGGAAGAAATTTCAAATACAAAAGATGAGATGGGTCAGTCTACAATTGAACAATCAATGCTCTCTCATCGAAGACTAAGATGTAGGAAAGAATTTCAACTTGATATGCCTATGAAGTGGTCTGACAGACGGCGATATGCAGTTGTTTCAGAAAATAGTGTGATGGTTGGCAGATCTGAGCCAAGACATTATGGAGAGAGTTTTGTGATATCATCCAGGGTAATGAATGGGTTGAGTAGGCAATCAAGAATAAATGTCCCAACAAAATCCAATTGTCGAAATGTTGGTCCTCCCAAGTATAATGAGAAGTTTTATAGTTCCAAGAATCGGACGAATGACAGATGTGATATTCATTCTTGCAGTTGTAGCTTGAATAGTGAATATAAGACTAGGGTTGAGCAACATTCTCCTATGACTAGAGTTAGTCGGGAGACAAAACCTATCAGTCAGTCTGAATCTGCAGGAGATACATCCAAGCAATTTTGTCGTGGTAATAAGAATAATCAAGTAGACTATATGCATGAGAGTAATGGAAGAGCCAAAAGCAAAATCATCTCGGGGAACTACCCCAGCAGGGATTTGTTTCAATCGAAGAAAGTTTGGGAGCCTACAGAATCTCAAAAGAAATATCTGCGCAGTAATTCTGACTCTGATGTTATTTTGAGGGCCACTAAAGTTCAAGGAGCTCAGTCTGATCTGATCAAGTTGTCTATTGGAGAAGCTGTTGATTCAGGTGAAAATGATGACGAGGAATGTAATTCAAAAAGATTTAGTGGAGTGGATGAACGCTGTCAAGATGATTTTCACGTAGAAGCTAAAGGTTCTTGTAGCTCTACGGAAATTGCTTTGGAGGAATCTGGAATATGTCCAACTGGAGGCTTTGCCTTAAATAATTCTTCTGATTCAACTCAAAGTAGCACTTTTAGTTCTGATAACTGCTCATCATGCCTAAGTGAGGGTGATAATAATACAACCTCATCAAGCCATGAAAATACAGAATCCTCAATCACATCAGATTCAGAAGATGCTAGCCGGCAATCCgaattaagaaataatttgGATTGCGTCGAAACTGTCTTGTCTCATTGTCATGATGTTTCTATAGTGAATAGCCAGAATGCAAATGGTGAGGGTTTGACAAGAAATCCAAGCTCACTAATTAGTTCATCCTTGGATGGTACAagaaattatgcattggggaaTCCTATTGTGGAAACTGCCCAAAATTTTGACAATTGTTTTTCCACCACTAATGTGTGTTCTCAATCTCAAAGTATGCTTCCACCGGTGTCAAACCAAAATATACATTTTCCAGTGTTTCAAGCTCCTTCAGCAATGGGTTATTTCCATCAAAATCCAGTTTCATGGCCAGCAGCTCCCACAAATGGGTTGATACCCTTCCCACACTCAAATCCCTATTTATATGCCGGCCCTCTTGGATATGGCTTAAATGAGGACCATCGCTTCTGCTTGCAGTATGGAGCCTTACAGCAACCAACCTCCTTATTCAACCCTGGTGTTCCAGTTTATCAGCCAGTTGCCAGCGCTAATGTCTTAAATGCAGAGGAGCGGACTCGAGTTTCCAAGACAGCTTCTTTGCCAGAGCATCTTAATGGATCTTTTGCAGAAAGGGTCTTTCCAGCTGGACCTATTTCCAAAAAACCAGCATCACATGGAGAAGTTAGGCATGATAATTCTGCCAAGTCACTTGAGAATAACAATGATTTTTCCTTGTTTCATTTTGGTGGACCTGTAGCCCTTTCAACTGGATGTAAATCGGCATTCACATCTTTGAATGGTGATACTGTTGGTGATTTTTCCTCAAAAAGCTCTGCAGATCATGTCGAAAAGGTTCATAATTGCAATAAGAAAGAGACTCCCGCCATGGAGGAATACAACTTGTTTGCAACAAGTAATAACCTAAGGTTTTCAATTTTCTAAAATGATAAGGTGGCTGTTGTCGAATCCAGTCCCTATCTTCACATGTGGTAATTGAGGTTTGAGTACCTTGTAATTTGGTGAACAATAAGCTTCCTTTCAGCAATCTCCAGTTTAGCCTATAGCTTGATTAGCTAATTATTGCCCAACTgtctctattattttttttggtgcaGAGAAAGATTGAAAgtgttggtattttttttttgtgtgtgtgaggtCATAGTCACCCAAAAGTTTCAATGAAGCATTTGTTCTTCATAATTCTTTTTGTTATACTGAAACCAAAACAGTCTTTATAGTGAAAGCTGTATTGGAGTTTTTGAGCTGACATTGTCATTATGATTATAAAGCATTTGCTTGtctgatgttgatttttttttttccctccgATGGATAACTGTATGAATTCAAATTTAGATCCTTTCATGCGAATCTCACAATTTTGTCGTGTAGAGACTTGCAAAAGATTTAAGTGTTCCTAGTTTTTAATGGGGGTCTGATGTGTAGATTGATTGGAAGTGGCATAAACACCTTTCAGAATGATCCAAGTCTTGTTCGGCCATATTTGCTCTATTCTACTTTCTTTGGTGCTTTCGCCTTTTTGAGGCGAAAATTCCGAAATATTCTTAAAGTAATATTTGTGAGAATTGAAGTTTGATTTGAAACTTTTTAATCGAAAGTTTACTAGTGTAATAAATCACATTAAGTATGATTTTtacaagttatttttaaaagttaataaatttattatacgaGATGATTtgtatttaaatgataatataaaatttatctaaaattttagtacatttaaattaaattaattattaaatattattttaaatttattcccTCGTCTTGCATATAATTTCAttctccttttctgtttttaatgtGTTGAGTATAGTATTTTCGGTAGAAGTGTTCATAAATCGATATAAttcaacaaaatttgaaaaaaaaaattgataaaaaaattaaaaatcgaacaaaaaaattggattgcattggattttaaatttaattttgaaaattgatatAATCCATACTGAACTTATACAtgcataaatattttcattcatagtttttttaatatcactTATGTTTacgtttttatttcttatatattagtAACTAtttgactaaaaatatataaatataattattaaattgtataaatttattCTCAGCACTGTATATTGAAGGGTTATACTATTTGTTATATAACAACTTAGATaagatatttgatattttaaattattttttcattatatttattgtatattttattatttatttaatatttttctaagaaaaaaagACTAAGACCAGAGAGTGAAAATCAATATAATCTACACTGTttggaattgaattgaattcaaattttaaaccaaattgattaaataaataattaagaaaatcaaagtgattaaatttttccttcaaaaGTAATCCAACCAAAAATGATCCTCTCGTGtggaaaaaaaaaccattagcCTATCAAGTGGAATAGTCCCACCATTGATTTCCTAAAACTTttactttataataaaatatattttggtaaaaaaatatttaaaagttaggATCTTATTTAGTGAAAATGTCATTGGAGACAATACTTTCCCCTGATCTCATATATGAACACTCCTAATTCTCAAAttatataatactttttttttcatgggtATGAAGTATGAAATATACAACGATTGATTAATTTCTATTATTGAAACACTTAAATGATCGCTTTGATTGAAATCTCATCCCCAATTTTATACGaataatttgaataaacttcCAAATTCATGAGTGATTGACACACTAGCTTTTCAgcaattaaaattacattcgaGGTTTTAACAAATTACAAATGTCAGCCACACTCactggttaagtttcttttcttttttaatgacAGTAACATGAAAACTCGACCTCATGAAAATTACTCAAGTTCCTCATCACTCGTGCATGTGTCTAGGATAAACCCAACAGAATACATggcatgttattattattattattattggtgaaAACATGGCATGCTAAATTAAtaatgcaaaataaaatttcgtaacttaaattatattttccactttttatgtttaattatattttctagtTGGTTCTAAATTACCTCCCCCTATTACGAAAACGATGTTTTGGAGGGAAGTATAAACtctaggcttaaatatattttttaatttttataattttttattttcatctttgtaaatttttatttttacttttttgttttgttttagtctttataattttttttttcttaaaacactTTAGATACTACCttgaacaatgaaaaaaaatactatttaaagTGTTCTAAAGACAACAAACAGAGTAAAAACATTTTGCAtggactaaaatatttttttcagagggatgaaaataaaataaaaaacactaaattacaaggacgaaaaaatagatttttttaccccaataataaaaaaaataaatatttacctaaaTAATacaacccaaaaaatatttaatccaaTGATATAAAATACTTTTCACGTTAAGAAATCGATTTTCCATAAATTGATTTAGTAACGAGAACAATATTTTGTATCATTGGAGTAAATATTTTATAGGTTgtattatttggataaatatttattgtttttgtattatttgggggaaaaattaaaaaatttgtatttaaacCTAAAATCTGTTAACACTTCTTCCATGTTCTAACATTTCCTTATTCTTCCCTTGATTCATCTTCCCAAATTGGCCTTTTCAGTTTTTCAATAAGCCTACGCCTAATGACCTCATCAATTTCAAGTTCTCCATCACATCTCTAGCTTAATGATCTCATCAATTTCAAGTTTCCATCTCTCTAAGCCTAACCACCTCGTCAATTTAACTTATAATCTCCACAAGCCTCAGGCTCACTTGCAAATAAACCCATAAAAAAGTTCATAATCAAACAAACTCACCACTACATTTCCTTCCATCAAAACCTCAACTAAAACACAATTCATCCTAAAACTATACTCCAAGAGTCACacaaaaactagaaaaaaaactGGAAACCACGGTCC is a window encoding:
- the LOC100813046 gene encoding uncharacterized protein — encoded protein: MPGLAQRNEHLTNGSSTPTCSLSANGFWSKNSDDVSYNQLQKFWSELSLQARQKLLRIDKQSLFEQARKNMYCSRCNGLLLEGFLQIAMYGKSLQQEGLDAHFPCNRSGGLRKLNNDRSSIINGCQDEIQDPSIHPWGGLTTARDGSLTLMSCYLYSKSLKGLQIVFDEARARERERELLYPDACGGGGRGWISQGIVSYGRGHGTRETCALHTARLSCDTLVDFWSALGDEMRLSLLRMKEEDFIERLMYRFDSKRFCRDCRRNVIREYKELKELKRIRREPRCTSWFCVADSAFQYEVSDDSVQADWRQTFADAAGTYHHFEWAVGTTEGKSDILEFENVGLNGCVRASGLDLGGLSACFVTLRAWRLDGRCTELSVKAHSLKGQQCVHCRLIVGDGYVTITKGESIRRFFEHAEEAEEEEDDDSVDKDGNELDGECSRPQKHAKSPELAREFLLDAATVIFKEQVEKAFREGTARQNAHSIFVCLALKLLEDRVHVACKEIITLEKQMKLLEEEEKEKREEEERKERRRTKEREKKLRRKERLKGKEKEKKCSESNDALGSPEISKEELSAVADMEQNNPISCRSLVIEANETNLLGDDSPNIEDEEFSSECNTLKPHDLSHDDCGEEISNTKDEMGQSTIEQSMLSHRRLRCRKEFQLDMPMKWSDRRRYAVVSENSVMVGRSEPRHYGESFVISSRVMNGLSRQSRINVPTKSNCRNVGPPKYNEKFYSSKNRTNDRCDIHSCSCSLNSEYKTRVEQHSPMTRVSRETKPISQSESAGDTSKQFCRGNKNNQVDYMHESNGRAKSKIISGNYPSRDLFQSKKVWEPTESQKKYLRSNSDSDVILRATKVQGAQSDLIKLSIGEAVDSGENDDEECNSKRFSGVDERCQDDFHVEAKGSCSSTEIALEESGICPTGGFALNNSSDSTQSSTFSSDNCSSCLSEGDNNTTSSSHENTESSITSDSEDASRQSELRNNLDCVETVLSHCHDVSIVNSQNANGEGLTRNPSSLISSSLDGTRNYALGNPIVETAQNFDNCFSTTNVCSQSQSMLPPVSNQNIHFPVFQAPSAMGYFHQNPVSWPAAPTNGLIPFPHSNPYLYAGPLGYGLNEDHRFCLQYGALQQPTSLFNPGVPVYQPVASANVLNAEERTRVSKTASLPEHLNGSFAERVFPAGPISKKPASHGEVRHDNSAKSLENNNDFSLFHFGGPVALSTGCKSAFTSLNGDTVGDFSSKSSADHVEKVHNCNKKETPAMEEYNLFATSNNLRFSIF